In Dryocola sp. LX212, the genomic stretch AACCCATTTGCCGTATTAGCCAGTTTAAAGCGTAAGTAATTGAGGAGTAAGGTCCATGGCCGTACAACAGAATAAACCAACCCGTTCCAAACGTGGCATGCGTCGTTCCCATGACGCGCTGACCACCAGCACCCTGTCCGTAGACAAAGTTTCTGGCGAAACTCATCTGCGTCACCACATGACTGCCGACGGTTTCTACCGCGGCCGCAAGGTTATCGTTAAGTAATCCTGACGATACCTTGACACGTCTAACCCTTGCGTTAGATGCCATGGGTGGGGACTTCGGTCCTTCCGTGACAGTGCCTGCAGCATTGCAGGCACTGGACTCTAACTCCCAGCTAAGCCTTCTCCTGGTCGGTTGTCCCGACACCATCACGCCATTACTTGCCAAAGC encodes the following:
- the rpmF gene encoding 50S ribosomal protein L32, coding for MAVQQNKPTRSKRGMRRSHDALTTSTLSVDKVSGETHLRHHMTADGFYRGRKVIVK